The sequence aaacaaatttcATAGATTCTTATAGactttttttcaagatttttgtagACTTTTGTAAACCTTTTTCATAGAATTATGTGAATTTTGTAGTTTATAATtgtgattaatttttttaaaataattattggacatagataacttcttcaattttaaattatttttttatttatgaatgtaaatgaattttacttacttaaaagttaaatcaatttaatttgtgaaaaacgACAAATGAATTATCCAAtttattgaaatcaaaatttcaattctttATGTCAATTCAGCATATTaatgaacaatatttttataagttcgtaataaaattttattaaaagaacactcaaaataatgagtagtcttttataaaaaaaatctaatcattACTGACAATTTAATCAACATTGTTCTACATTTCATTGGCTATGGTATCCCTCCATGCATTAGCATTTGCTCGTTGTTGTTTTTGAGTATTAAATAACTGATCAAAGTCGTCACCTTCATAAACTTGTGCTGATGAAGACAATTGAGTTTCATTATAtagttcaatttgaaattcatcaaattgacacttcttttaaagaaaattgtgTAATATAACACATGCCAATACAAGCTCTGTTaggggtgggaaaaaataccgaattttcggtataccgagattaccgtaacaaaaaatattgaatttaccgaattttaaatataccaaagatttcggtacggtacggtaacaatatcgaagttttcggtacggtaacgatatccaatttgaaaattttggtatataccgaaataacgaaaaaatatacaaaaattttaaaatatataatattttaaaacaataaattataactttttttaaaatgtaaggtttttttggttcggtataccgaaaattttggtatagtatcggtatgaatttgcttatacaataatttaagatatagattaactaaaattaaagaaaataattaaaaataaaatgttatataataattaataaaaaattaaattttNGTTAAAAGCCTATTGACATTTTGAATATCTATAgacttttgtagagtttttaaaagtcaagtttNAGTTTGTATTGAGTATGTGAATTTAGGAGATTTCTCAATTAAATGTACATACAAATCTTTAGATTGAATCAAAGACTTTTGTTGACATTTTATTGTTGTACCTTATGTTATAATTCTTGTACTTAATAGAATTCCATAgagtcattaaaagtctattgacattttgaatacctatagacttttgtagagtttttaaaagtcaagtttgaataccacatgactttttaaaattctacaaaagTTTACATTGAATACCACAAAACTTTTATGGAGTATATAAAAATCTAATTTAAATAGATCTAGACTTTTAAACTccataaaagtcattaaaaaaTAACCAATACATCCCTAAGTTTTTTAGTCAGTCGTCTGCAATTTTACTACAATGTCTATGATTCCTAGCTTCTTTGGCAACCGCCAGGGCAACATCTTCGATCCCTTTTCGCTAGAAATATGGGATCCATTTCACGGATTCCCATTCTCAGGTGCAGTGGCAAACGCCAAAGGCCAGTCCCGAGACGCATCAGCATTCGCCGCTGCGCGAATCGACTGGAAAGAGACACCGGAGGCCCACGTGTTCAAGGCGGATCTTCCGGGGCTTAAGAAGGAGGAGGTGAAAGTGGAGGTAGAAGAAGGTAGAGTGCTTCTGATCAGCGGAGAGAGAAGCAGTGAGAAGGAAGAGAAGAACGATAAATGGCATAGTCTGGAGAGAAGCAGCGGCAAATTCCTCCGCCGCTTTAGGCTGCCGGAGGATGCGAAGATGGACGAAATCAAGGCAGCGATGGAAAATGGAGTGCTCACAGTAACTGTACCGAAAGAGGAAGCGAAGAAGCCAGAAGTGAGGGCCGTCGATATTTCTGGTTGAGCCAAAGAATCAGCTTGGTCTCATGATTTCAACGAGACAGCACCATATTCAGCTTCGATTCGATACGATAATAATTGAgttgaatttcaaatacaatGAGATATTTATTGCAATTTATCGGGAATAATACGGactgaaattttaaactctaaaatcttttaatattttaaattgatctatccgtattaatatcatattatttcaaaattatataaaatttatatatacatttttttaaaaaaaaattagattatcCGAGCTAAAGTCCAAGTAAACAAGCATGTGGCTCCGCTCCTGAAGATACACCTGGATGAATATATTTCCACATGGGCATGTGACAAAGGGATTATGTGACTACGTCCCCAATAAACGTGTCATATAGGGAAATAAGGAACATGAATTAACATCTAAAAACACATAATTTGGGCATATACATACACGAGTCTTACATGtatctaatttattttttgaaatctaaATGCTATACAACATTAGGTGTGCTTCATGAGATTTATATCATAGACTTCACAGAAATCTATATTCCCTTGTAGTTTTTCTCCCTATGATCTTTCCGAAGTCAATGTTCCAAAAATTTGGCTATCGAAGCTTTCCAAGATGAATCAAGAATAGCATCTCATGTCTGCAATGATCATCACATTGATACCACAAAGTGGACTTCTATTCTCTTATCTGAATTTTTGAGCTTGCAAATACAAGAAATTTTGATGCTTAAGGATGCGTAGTGAGTTATCAGACTCGATAGCTTGAAATCAACTCAAACGAACCACACTTAATTGGATAGATTATTGAAAATACACAGTTTGTCTATATACGTTCTTCTATGATCCAAGTGTATATAATCACTAAGAATTGAAAATGATTAATAGTAACATCATAGCACCATTTCACAAAATCTCATTTCCGAAAATTCCATAAAAAGCTTACTAGCTGAGAAAGATGTGGCAGACAACCAAGAAGTATTACTATTTTACATAAACTTTATTAGGGAGAATTAGTAGGGCGAGTAATAATACCCAGCAGGCGCTCCGAGGACTGTAGCTTGCGGTGTTCCATAGTAGCTCGCAGTACCAGCAATATTGGCCAAGACCATTTGTCCTTGCATCCCATTGCTTGCATATTGCTGCCAAAGCCGCTGTTCCTGTGTCAGTAACACTTGTTTCTTCTCCATATCAGCTATTTGAACATAAGAAGGTGGTGGCACGCAAAGAGATGCTGCAAATGGATCCTGTTGCACGACTGGTTGGACCGTTCCATCTGGTGCAGGTAATGCCAAAACTGGCATATGTTTGCTTGTTAGTGGCAATGATACACTGCTTGAACTTCCAACGTTCATTTCAGAATTATTAGTTTGTTGCCTTATGGAGCCCTGATCATACATTCCACTTAATAGCAATGAATCAAAGCCACCAGCGAGATTTGCCTTCTGCTGTGATAAATGGCTGGCAGATTCCACCAAGGCTAATTCCCAGTCAGCTTTACCACTCTCAGCTGCCGGATTCTGCCATGCTGAAGTCAAGACAGGCTCTCCATCAGTCGAAAATTCTTCCCAAGCATCATTTTTTACGGCAGGAGCAGGCGCAGAAAAGAAAGAGAGTGCCAATTTATTGCCATATTCATCAGCCGAGATTGCATCTTTCAAATTCACCAGGTCTCCAGTGACATGCTGCTTCGGCTCGTCTAGGGACTGTAGCATGGTCGGAGAGTTGTAATATTCTGGTGGAGGGAGAGCTTTGATTTCATATATATCAGGCCCTTTCTCCTCTTTGATTTCCGTGAAAACCTCTTCCTTGATTTCCTCTGTGCTCTTTGGCCTATTAGCCTTTTCCCTCAGGAACCCCTCAAGAGTTCCCAAAAGTTTATCCGTAATTTTCTCCACTTCAGGGAATTCCGATGATCTCAGCACCCCTATGTCCTTACACCAACCATAGAACACAACAAGTTCATAAAAAATCTTTGACGCATTAACATACAAATCAAAAGCCTTAACAGAGCTAGCATATTCTAGCTCCAAAAAATGGTCGAGCAAAAAATTCAATGAATTAGATGCATCTGCATAAAGCCTGAAACTGTCTTTTACAATCAAGGATAGTGCCACAAGCACCATCCTACTGTTCTTAGCAGCTCCTGTTGGTTTAGAAGCCAATAgtcgatcaagaatctggagcaaCTGAATTAATCTCTCCAAAATTCTCCAGGGCTCCATTTCCCCATCAGGTGTCACTTCTTTCCTCTCCGTTTGCATTTCATTCAGATCTCCATATGACCTCAACCTTCTGTCCGTATCATAACGAGCTTGATCTCTAAGCTCTCCATACCCATACCTCTTCTTCTCACCATGAAAATCACTAGGTTTCCTCTCACACATCATAAAATCAAGCTTCTGGTCCAAATACAACGCATAGTTCCTCACAAATCCTGAATGTTCCCACGAGCTTGAGTGAGCCTCATCTCGAAAATCTGACAAATTTAGAACTCTTGTCCCCTTCCGACTGGCCAACATAATCTCCTGTCCAAAAACCGGGTCCCCATCACTCAACAATCTATTCACAAGCATCAAGGTCTTCACTGCCACAACCCAATCACGGGTTTTTCTCAGCCTTTTTGAAATCGCTGAAACACATACTATAACATACCCTCTCGAATGCGATAACATATTCGATATTTCCCTCACATACTTGTCATCCGCAGGCTCATTTTCATGTGTTGTGGCTTTCACAATCAACACCTCGAGGTCAGGGGCCACATTTCCCGTCACTTTGGCTAAACTTATGCTAGTATGATCCTTCACCGCCCCGATTGCTTTTCTGACCGTGCTAGATGCCATCAAAACAACCACAAAGCCAAATCTTAATCTCGTTCTCTCACAAATCTTGATCCCACAACAATTGACTTATTCCCAAATCTCTGTTTCTCTTCTACTTGTTAAAACTGAATGAAAATGCAAAGAATATACAAGAGTACTAAAAGATCTCCAAATAAAAAGCAAAAAACGATACATTAATGGGAATGAGCTTCGATTTCTAATCACATCGATTCTTGCACGCATACTTCGTGAAACAcgtttatttttctttccacATACTTTAATCGGGTTAAAAAAAAGATGACATCACTGCCGTTGCAACATACGCACGCATGCACGCACTTTCCTACGCggtcaaataaagaaaaattgtgAAATGGGATTGAATAAAGTTTGAATCTTGAATTATGATCTTAAAAATCCGATCTTTCAATTAAAAAGCAAAATCGATCAATAAACTTGCACATTAAGAAATGCATACTGTATATGCACTCGAGaaagtacaaaaaaaaaaaagaaaaaaacttacTCTGGTTTTGTAATAACCTTGATGAAGAGAGAGACGACCGATCCTCCGGCGGCCA comes from Primulina huaijiensis isolate GDHJ02 chromosome 17, ASM1229523v2, whole genome shotgun sequence and encodes:
- the LOC140962381 gene encoding probable clathrin assembly protein At4g32285, with translation MASSTVRKAIGAVKDHTSISLAKVTGNVAPDLEVLIVKATTHENEPADDKYVREISNMLSHSRGYVIVCVSAISKRLRKTRDWVVAVKTLMLVNRLLSDGDPVFGQEIMLASRKGTRVLNLSDFRDEAHSSSWEHSGFVRNYALYLDQKLDFMMCERKPSDFHGEKKRYGYGELRDQARYDTDRRLRSYGDLNEMQTERKEVTPDGEMEPWRILERLIQLLQILDRLLASKPTGAAKNSRMVLVALSLIVKDSFRLYADASNSLNFLLDHFLELEYASSVKAFDLYVNASKIFYELVVFYGWCKDIGVLRSSEFPEVEKITDKLLGTLEGFLREKANRPKSTEEIKEEVFTEIKEEKGPDIYEIKALPPPEYYNSPTMLQSLDEPKQHVTGDLVNLKDAISADEYGNKLALSFFSAPAPAVKNDAWEEFSTDGEPVLTSAWQNPAAESGKADWELALVESASHLSQQKANLAGGFDSLLLSGMYDQGSIRQQTNNSEMNVGSSSSVSLPLTSKHMPVLALPAPDGTVQPVVQQDPFAASLCVPPPSYVQIADMEKKQVLLTQEQRLWQQYASNGMQGQMVLANIAGTASYYGTPQATVLGAPAGYYYSPY
- the LOC140963459 gene encoding 18.2 kDa class I heat shock protein-like, translating into MSMIPSFFGNRQGNIFDPFSLEIWDPFHGFPFSGAVANAKGQSRDASAFAAARIDWKETPEAHVFKADLPGLKKEEVKVEVEEGRVLLISGERSSEKEEKNDKWHSLERSSGKFLRRFRLPEDAKMDEIKAAMENGVLTVTVPKEEAKKPEVRAVDISG